From the genome of Megachile rotundata isolate GNS110a chromosome 3, iyMegRotu1, whole genome shotgun sequence:
gataaaattgtaaaaatttcggAACCGGTAAGAGAGGAAAAGAAGGTAGAGAGAAAACGAACGGAGGTAAGAAAGGAGAAGGCGCGAGAGAACCGCGGACGCGATCACCACCACCTCCAACGGcagcaccaccaccaccaccaccggcACCGCCGCCACCGTCACCGGCAAGCAGTGACATCGGAGCGAGCACCGGAGCACCGGAGCATCGAAGCCCGGAGCAGCAACGGCGGAAAGCAGGAGCAGCGTCGCGGTGACCTCCTCTCGTGGTGATCGGTGGGATCGGAGTTTCGGGAGGGCGATCGGCTCGGTGGTGGGCCTGCTCTCCGATCTGCCGCCGAGAGAAATTCTCTTCTTCTCGGGGAGAGAAGCGAGAAGCCGATCGGCCGAGGGAGAAAGAAGGAGAGGCGGTATGAGGCGGTCTCCGGGGGCGGCGCCTGTCGGCGCGTCCGATCGGAAGGTGAGCCTCCCGATTGGCCGATGCGACGGCGGAGCGAGGGGAACGCGAGGACGCGCGAGGCTACGTAGCTTCCTCCACCCGCACCCGTTCTCTTCGCGATCGTTTCTCTCGTTCGCACCCGTCGACCGTTCTTCGTCCCGTCGCACGATACTCCGTCTCCGTCGCGCTCGGCCGCACGGACTCGACGGTTCTTTGTTTCGCCGGCGGCCGTCCCTGTCGCTCCCCCGGGCCGCCTTGCCCGCTCTCTTTCGCCCGGTGGCTCCCTCTTCGTCGCACCCACGCGTCCTTTCCTCCCCGCGGACGTCGCTCGTCGTTCCTCGCTCGTTTCGGCCGTCGAGTCGGCGCTGGCACCGCCGCGAACACACGGTATCGGCGCTCGACCGCCTCACGGATCTCTCGGCTGCCGCTCGAACGAACCGTCGCCGCGCCGCGGCGAGCCTCTCAGTTGCGACGCGCTCGTCACGGGGTGCAGATCGTGCGCTGCTCGTCGTCGTTCTCGTCGTGCTTCTATCGGTCTCTGCGACACGCGCGCGCACACGCGTTTTTCCCTCCCCGTTCCGACACGGGTCCACGCCGTATCGAGAACACGCGCTCGCgctatcgtcgtcgtcgtcgtcggcgtCGTCGGTGCTGCTGGTGTTGATTGGTGCTTTCTGGTGTTTGGTGTGTCCGACGCGACGGTGATCCCCGATACCGCGCGATCGGTGCCGCTGCGGCGAACCACGTTTCTCGGAAGGACACGCAAGTCCGCGACGAGAACGAGAAGGAAAACTGAGACGCGCGACAGGGAGGGAAACAAGAGAGGACGTACGTTCGCGGGATAGATCGTGTTCGAGTTTCGGTGGTGGTGGCGCGCGCGGGAAATCCCGCACGCTCGTCCCGCTTCGTTTTCGAAAGTCGCGCGCACGCGCGCGCACTCCGTTTCGGTCGTCGGGACGACACGCGAGTTCCCGAAGGAGATGTCGCGTTCCGGAACGCGCGATCCACGAACGCGACGTTGAACAGAAGAGTCTCGGTGACCACGAGGTCGATCGAATTTCGCGCCGCTGCGCGAGTCGCCGAAAGAGGGACGTCGACGGACAAACGAACATCGAAAGCGGGAAAAAAGGATGCTCCGGCTGGACGCGGTCGGGACAAACGGTATTCTCGAGGGCGCGCGCGTTTAACGGGTCGACGCGCGTTGCCACGAGGAGCGGAAGGTGGCGGTGCTGGAGGAGGAGAAGGAGGAGAAGACGCGCGGAGAAACGCGTCGTCGGTGCTGCGTGGTTCGAGGTTCGCGCGTCGCTGTGTACGTGTGTGTTCCAGATGCGGTCTGGCCGTTGATTGGTTCGCGACCGATCGGTAGAGCGAGTCGTCGAGCGATCGACGCGTTCGCGAGATTTTGGTCGATCGAAAAACGGAGCTAAGAACGGGAACGGACGAGGAAGGCGTGAAGGAGCGCGCCAAAAGCGAGGAGGAGGCGGCgggggaggaggaggaggaggaggagggagCGGAAGAGGCGGTGGAGGAAGAGGTGGAGGAGGCGGTGGCGGAGGAGGCGGGGGTGGTGGAGAACGCTAGAAACGCGACGGAAACGAGAAAGCTGGAGAAACGGAAACGCGAACACGAGTACCGGGTGAAAGAAGAGGAagcggaggaggaggaggaggaagaagtGGAGGAGggggaggaggaggaagaagaagaagaggaggaggaggaggaggaggaggcggAGGAAGGAGAGGAAAGAAAAGGGGATCGAAAGGGAGAAAATAATCGCGAAAACGACAGACGAAACGATAAGGAGGATAAGTCCGAGAAAAACATGACGCAACAGAGCGGCGCTGGGTCGCCCCAGCAATTTTGTTTGAGGTGGAACAACTATCAAACGAACCTTACCAACGTGTTCGATCAGCTGCTGCAGAGCGAGAGCTTCGTCGACGTGACCCTCGCGTGCGACGGACACAGCGTGAAAGCGCACAAGATGGTGTTGTCCGCGTGCAGTCCCTACTTTCAGGCGCTGTTCTTCGACAATCCGTGCCAGCATCCTATCGTGATCATGAAGGACATCAAGTGGCCGGAGCTGAAGGCCGCGGTCGAGTTCATGTACAAGGGCGAGATAAACGTGTCGCAGGAGCAGATCGGTCCGTTGCTGAAGGTCGCGGAGAGCCTGAAGATCCGCGGCCTAGCGGACGTGAACAGCGAGCACGAACTCGCGTCCAGGTCGAGTTTGGAGGAGGCGGCGAACGCGGCGAACGCCGCGATGCACAGGAAGAAACGACGCCGAATATCGGGCGAGAGATCGCCGCCCAACAGCAGCCCCGATCGGATCGCGTCCGGCGGTTTGGCCGACGATCAAGACGGTAGCGGCGGCGGGGCGGGCGTGATCATGCCCGACATTCACGGCATGCTACCCAGCAGCTCGACCCCGAGGTCCATCGGATCCCCCGGCACGCCCAACGTCTCCGTCACGCCGCAGATCAACCTCCAGGAACTTCCGGTATCGTTGCCTCTgccaccgccgccgccgccacccCCTCAGGGCCAGCAGCAGGGCTCGCACTCGGTATCCGCTCACCACGTGCCCGGCCACGTGACTTCCGGTCCCCACGCCTCCGTCAACCACCTGACCGCTCACGGCCAGCAGCTCACCGttcagcaacagcagcagcaacaccagcagcaacagcaacaacagcagcagcagcaacaacagcagcaacagcaacagcaccATCAACAAGGAGTACCCGGTCAACCGAATCCCGGAGATGATCTGGAGATCAAGCCTGGCATCGCCGAGATGATTCGCGAGGAGGAAAGGGTGAGtgtctatttttttttctcgatTCTCGCTATTCTCGATACTAGAGCGACGAGTATCGTGTCGTCGTTCCGACGAACCGCGCGAAGGAAAAAGCCGTTTCGGTCGACGACCAAAGGAATCCTTTTTCGCTCGACCGCAGTGACCAGGAGAAGGAAAATCGATGAACGTCGAAGCGTTTTTCGAAGTTGCTAATTGGGTTTCCGGCGTTAACGAGATTCCTCGTGGTTGCCGCTTTAACGAGAAAGTTTGGCGGCAGTCGGGACGCGTCGGAGGACGAATACGCGGGAAACGACCTTGGAGAGCGACGCCAACGGCTACGTTCTCTCCCCGATCGAGGTCGTCGCGAGAAAAAGCCTCGGACCCGACGAGCGGGTCCGTTAGCGAACCGCAAGAtccacgacgacgacgacgacgcgcGACGTCGAATTTCGCACGGGTACGATCTCGACGATGCTTCCAATTACCGCGAAACGCGTTTTTACGCGACGAAACGGCCGCGAACGGGAAGACCGCGTCGCATGCCTTTGCCGGAGAGGTCCAATTACCCGACGATCGGCTTCGACGGCGTGCACTAATTGAGAGTATCAATGAACGTCAATGAGCATAGTCAATATTTGGACGCGGAGCGTCCGACCGTTTTGTAACGTTCTTTTTGTTAAAACGAATGACAAATATTGACTACGCGCTCGTTCGCGCATACGTGACACACACCGGGTATCGACTGTTCTCGTTAATTACATCGGGACGACGGTGTCTCGTGCATTATTTATCGTCCGCCACCGGCGCAAGTTATTAAACGAACAGCTAGTAACCGCTCCTCGTTTCGCGACCCCTCTGTCGCGTCCTCCCTAACCTACGACGAGCCCGCCGTTAAATCCGACCGGCCGTTTCCGAAATCGGCGAAAAGCAAAGAAATCGCGTTGTCCTTCGTCGATTCGCTACGTAGCGCGAACAAAGTATAAAATGGAAGCGAATCGTTGCTCGGAGGCCGAGTATTATTTTTCTATCGTGGGTATATATCGGTGCGGTGACGCAATCGGCCATGTATAATGGGTATAACATTCCGCGGAATTCCATTATGTTAACGCAACCACGTTCCAATTCTCCGGGTATGGCTGCTCGTATCGTAATACGCTAGTATATCGCAACTATTCCGCCGCGTACCGGCAAGGGGGGCCTCTTCGATTAAAATGGCTACTAATCGATGCGGGTAAACCTAATAGGAGGGCATCGTACGCGCGCGTTTCGCTATTTTGGTCGGTACGCGCGAAAATCGGAGCGAGCGCcgtggaaaattcgaaattacTATTATAGTATGTCCGAGGAGCACGGACGACTTCGCGGTCGcgcttcttccttttcttcgcGGTGTTCGCTCGTACTTACTTACTTACTTACAACGTCCTGAAAAATACTCCTCGGAACGGCGCTGTGCGGCGAGAGGCGCGCCACTCGAGGATGGATTATTAAAGATTTAGCCGCCGTTTCCAACGAGCGGGCTGGATTTCCTTCGGACCGAGCGCTTTAACGAAAcggaatttaaatataaattgtgttTTAAATCCCGATCGTTCGGCCGCGTTCTTCTCGCGGGAAATTCGTCCGTAGGAATCGTACACGGCTCTCGATTCCGAATAGAAAAAGACGAGCGGAAGAAGAAAAAACCGGCGGAACGCGGAGAACGCGAGAAGCGGCAAAGTTACGCGCGGTCGGAAGAGTTCGAAAGGACGGGacgaaaaaaatttaatcttCCCTCGCATTATCTTTTTTGGCAATAACTGCTTTACCTCCTGAACCCTTCCCGCTCTATCCACGAGCTCTCTTTTCGCGCGTTCCGGGGGTTCGAGAGAGAGAAGTCGAGCGACCGGTGTCGCGTGGAGGGTCGAGAGATGGCCGGGGACGGACAAACAGGATGGACgagagagaagaagagagagatagagaggaTCGACGCGACCAGGGGGCGAGAACGCGGAcgagaaaagaagaaacgagGAAGAGAGAGAACGGAGAAGGGAGGAAAAAAGTCGCAAAACGGTAAATCGTGAATCGTAGTAACCGGGCGAGCGCCATTCATCCTGATACACAACGGATACGACTACATATTTCCTTCGTTCCGTTTAAATTAGTGTTTTTGCCGTACGGGGTCCTGATTGTGTTTTCGCGCGGGCGCACCACCCCCTTTGCTCGCGAAACAAACTTCTCGGTGTACGCGTTGTTTGCCTGTACGCACGCGTATATCGATTCCGCGTTGATGAACGCGTAACGTGCCACCTAAGCGATATATCAGGAGCGTCATTTCGCGACGGGCAGAGCCGGTGTCGCGATACGAGCCGCggcaaaattgaaaagtttgatgTATTAAAATGCGTCACGCCGAACCCTCCTTCGAAGCACCGAGGAAAAAAAAGCTTCTGCCGTTGCATCCACCGTCTGCGCTCGTACGCTACTCGATTACGCCGCCCGTCAAAAAGTGATCGAGAGTTTCCGTCTATCGCCGTTCCGATCTCGAGTCGTCCCTTTTTCCGTACTCCCGACCTTCTCGCTCGTCTTCGCGCCGTTCGAAAACGAAACTTCTTCGAAAATGCTCGACGTGCCCCGGGACGCGAGCGCGGGTGCAGGGCAACGGTTGGGCACACGCGATTTCGCGCGAGACGTTGCGGCGAAACTCTCGTCGCTATACACGCCGAAGCGTATCGCTTCCGGCGACGGCAGGTAAAGTTAGTTTTTGCTCGAGATTCGAGACGACCGCGGGTCTTTGGCGTTTTCGAGCGGCAAGGACGGAGCCGGAAGAAATTGGTAGGTACCGGTGCGCGTCCAACGGTTATAATTTCGTTGCGCGATCTCGACGGAACGAAGAACGCCGGGTGTAGAACCGAGAACGAAGAAAGTCGATCCGGTCCGAGTCGAAACTCCGACTCGGAATCGACCGAGTCGAAACGAGAAGGTGCGTTACGTAGCCACCGCCGTTCCCGCAGACTATTTTATAATAAGGGACGGCTTAACGTCCATAATGgtatgtattttaaatatttcgaaaattgcCTTCCTAGGAAACTCTTGGTATAATGGCAATACTTGGAATATAATCCGTGGGTAACCGGACCCCGTAGACTTAATTTCGACTCTCTTCTTCTTTCCCGTTTAATTCCGTTCCGTTTCGAGAACGTTTCGGTCCCGTCAAACTTCGCTTTCCCATGCACCATCGGCGCGCGACGTTTCGTCTCAAGGTTGTTCCGCTTTTAGCGCGCTAATGCCGGAAATCCTTTTGGGACCTGTCTCGGCGATACGTTTACGACGAACGAACGGAACGGTCGAGTCGAGATCGAAGAAAAAGCAAACTGCGAGAGCTGGTCGCTCGTGAAAGATGCAAGCGCGTCCAGCGGTAACGTTCGCGAAACGATCGTGAAAGATTGAACGGAAACGACGGTAGAAAGACGCTTGTTCGCGATTCCCGAGCGCAAACTTTCCTTCGAAATTCCCGCAAGGAGTTGCGCGTAATAATGTAACGACCCAAAGCGTCGGCGAGTCACGCGGACATATCGTTTCGCGATTTCGTTGTCGCGATGAATTTTTCAACGATCGCCCCGTACCGCGCTGCGTCTTCTCGCTCGCGACTTTCGAGATCTAGCGGGAATTCGAAAACCGTGAGAACGTTTCGGTCCGGGTCGCGAGGGCGAAAGAATCGAGAAAGAGGGGCACCGGGGAGGGGAGGACGAAACGAACATTTTCATTTCGAAAACGCGACGTTGGATGGATCTCCGCGCGGTAAATCAGAAATTATCTTGCGTCGCGTCCGAGTTGCGCGCTGCCTTTTCCCATCGAAACGCGCATAAATACCGAGCGAGCAAGAGCGAAAGAGCAGAGAGACGAAGCCGTACGCGGCACGCACCGTACATCGAACACCGTGTCCTACCCCACGATATACGCTCGGTCCAGGCTGCATACATCCTACGGCATACGCGATACGCGATACGCGATACACGATACGCGTTGCACGGTGCACCCGCAACGGCGTTCCGCGCGAAACGCCGTGGCGTGGCCGATTCGTCTGGCTGTATGCGCTTCGTCTCGTCTCGCCTCGCGCGCGGATCTCCGCTCCGTCCCGCAGATATATTAATACGTAGACTGTACGTCGCGGTGCGCGTGACTTGATGGACGGATGACCGGACCATTCCGCAGATTGCTTCGCTCCCGATTCCGACCGGAAGGAGATTTATAACCTCTCGTCGTTATCTGGCTCGCACCGCGAACGACGTACTCTGCCTCCCCACCCGCCGTTGCCATCCCCTCGCACGCTCTCCTGCTCGGTTTCTCGTTTCGCTCGATCATCGATCGATCCTCGTCGTCTTTCCGATCTTTCATTTTTTACGGCGCGTTTAAAAAACAAACTCGACGCCGATTAAATTCGTCCGCGAATTGTCGAGCGGCAACGAAACGAAACGCGAAAGAACGGCGAACCGATGGTCGTCCTGATCGGAATCGCGGAAACGCGGCGTCCCTCGCCGTCGACCGGTACGCATCCCTGAAACGCGACACGGCCGTCGCGATAAATTAGATTTAATGACTGTCGCAAAAAAGCGCGATATGAAAGTCGAACGCGCGCGGGACGAACCGATAGAATTAAATTCTAGGATATTCGATTACATCCTCCCACCTTTCCCCTTTCTCCTCGTCCTCTGTTCGCGCTCGCTTGTCCCGTCCTCCTCTCGAGCCAATAAAACCCTCTCTCCGTTCGTTGCTGCACATTCGAGTTTTCACCGCCGTCGACGACGagctaaaaaaagaaaaaaaaaaaccgaAAAATCCGTCGACCGCGTACAACGCACGCGTGCCACCTATTAAAAATAAGACGCTCCGTTTCGTCGGCGTCGTTTCGCGTTTCGACGAACCTCCGACGCTTTCCGACGTTCCAAACGAACCGATCAAACGGTCTTCGAGGAACGAGCACCGACGGAACGTTTCCGCGCATATGTTTGTACGTATTACATACGGTACGAGCTGGCTGAGTCACGAGCTCAAATTTGTTTGTCGGAAGAGCGCGGTGCGGAGCGGCGTGGAGCGGCATGGAGCGGAGCGGCGCGCCGGTTGATGCCGACCGTTACTATTAGAAGGTAGAATATAATCTCATTTACGTCGATGACTCACGTCGCGATACTCGTAGCGAACATGATTCATTCGATTCGATATAAACGCCGCGCCGATCGCCGTGCTCGATTTCGACGAACGGCTCGAAAAACTTGCGCGTCTCGATCTGCCGCGAATTTCGAGAGTCCCTTTCGTTTTTCTTTCCCTTTTCTTTCTCTTACGAGCGTCGCTAATTCGTTTCCCAGGCTAACGATTTATATCCCGCTAAAAATAATCTCGCGGGAAGGAGATTAGCGGATAAAGAAGAATCAATTTCGGAAGTTGGACGAATAACGGTATTCGGATATTAAAAGGAAACAGTTGGCGGTGCGAACGAGTTTCTTCGCGGAAGCGAGATTAGTTCGGTGGCTAGAAAATACTTGGTCGAGATAAAGGCGAGAATCGGTCTCGCGAAAGCCATTGTTTCGCGCCTCGTTTCGTATTCCTATCCCGGCCGTTAAAAATTCCGTGTTCCATTGTATCGCCGAGATCGCGTCTCGAAGGAGAAAACCGGGCCACATCGTTCCACGAGCGCTCGAGTCGTCGCACCTGTCGAACGTTTTCGAACACCGGGATATCGTCGCGCAACGTCGACGTCGCTCCGTTCGCGTTAAACGAAACGACCCGACGAGAACGTCCATCCATCGCGTTGGCGCTGAGGTGGCGGCCCATTGTCTGGTCTACGAATTAATACGACGATCGATACGAAGGAGGAACGCTTCTTGGCCGACTATACACGGTGCGGTGACTCGCGGAAACGAAGTCGATCGAACGGCCGCGAGGCGGTACTTTCGAGCGTAACCACGGACCGACACGCTAACTTCGAAATCGCACCGCGCGGTTCGTCGCGTCGGACGTACGCTCGAAATCGAGTCCGGAAGAGCCGTTGTTCGGCGAGAAAAACGAATCGGCGACACGCGCGATTCGCGAGCTGGGAACCTTTTCTTTTCCGTTGCCCCGCACGACTTCCCGGCGGCCGGAGTAACTCGATAGAATATTCaactagaaaataaaaaagggtTCTCGGACGATGGCTGGGCGGGGTATTGCATTAACCAAGATTGCCGacgataaaatgaaaataatgcgGAATGACGTGCGCGTCGGTGGAGAAGGATACGCGGAgtacgtatatgtatacagggtgagCAAAGTTAGGGACCGCGGCGAGGGGTGAACGAGAGAGGACGAGAGTCGAGTCGAGTCGAGGCTGCGAGAGGGTGAAAAACGGATAAAGATAAAGTACGGGGCAAAGTAGGTTCGTGGGTGAGTTGTCGGTAAGGGGTAGGCAGGAGATGGTCGGAGCAAGAAAGAGGAAAGGGTGGAGGGTAAGAAAGGCGGAAGGAGGAAGGCACGCTGTTACTTTGCCAGCGACGGTGGTGGTAGTAACGTTAGTGGTAGTAGTCGTAGCGACGGAGGGGGTGTACGCTCGAGGATGAGACGGAAGAGGAGGCGaagaaggagaaagagagaggacgGAGGCTGCGGGTGCGAAAGAGAGGTAACACGGAGGCAGGAAGGCGCCAGGAGTCGCTCGTAATTGCGTGAAAACTTCTTCCGCGCAAAAACGTTTCTTCGAACGCGTTTCCGACGGTCGCGAGCGAGACTGCGGAACTCGATCCTCGCGTTCTCTCCGCGTATCCGTTTCGTCTCTTGTCCCGTAAACGGTTAGAGCGACCCGTTTCCGGCTGCTTTATTCGGAATCGAATTTTTGCCCCGTATTCTCGCGCGAACAGAGTCCCGAGAATTGACCAACGACTTTATCGAGTGTCTCGAAAGGATGCCGTCCTGAATTCGACGTAACGATTCGACGTTGGCGAGGGTCGAAAGGATCGTAGGGTCGAT
Proteins encoded in this window:
- the LOC143264123 gene encoding uncharacterized protein LOC143264123: MFFSDLSSLSFRLSFSRLFSPFRSPFLSSPSSASSSSSSSSSSSSSSSPSSTSSSSSSSASSSFTRYSCSRFRFSSFLVSVAFLAFSTTPASSATASSTSSSTASSAPSSSSSSSPAASSSLLARSFTPSSSVPVLSSVFRSTKISRTRRSLDDSLYRSVANQSTARPHLEHTRTQRRANLEPRSTDDAFLRASSPPSPPPAPPPSAPRGNARRPVKRARPREYRLSRPRPAGASFFPAFDVRLSVDVPLSATRAAARNSIDLVVTETLLFNVAFVDRAFRNATSPSGTRVSSRRPKRSARACARLSKTKRDERAGFPARATTTETRTRSIPRTYVLSCFPPCRASQFSFSFSSRTCVSFRETWFAAAAPIARYRGSPSRRTHQTPESTNQHQQHRRRRRRRRR
- the LOC100879093 gene encoding uncharacterized protein LOC100879093 isoform X5, with the protein product MTQQSGAGSPQQFCLRWNNYQTNLTNVFDQLLQSESFVDVTLACDGHSVKAHKMVLSACSPYFQALFFDNPCQHPIVIMKDIKWPELKAAVEFMYKGEINVSQEQIGPLLKVAESLKIRGLADVNSEHELASRSSLEEAANAANAAMHRKKRRRISGERSPPNSSPDRIASGGLADDQDGSGGGAGVIMPDIHGMLPSSSTPRSIGSPGTPNVSVTPQINLQELPVSLPLPPPPPPPPQGQQQGSHSVSAHHVPGHVTSGPHASVNHLTAHGQQLTVQQQQQQHQQQQQQQQQQQQQQQQQQHHQQGVPGQPNPGDDLEIKPGIAEMIREEERAKLLESSHAWLGASTSSIAADYSSLLKLKAPTWTRHDLQEAIEAVVTQKMRFTQASTKYGIPKGTLYDNILGKTKRMMVLEEAGLNSSEETAVLDFCCDISVSPYNRRTKKSLNAILNFVEKLRRKRDPGFVFNGLSGFRWWWAFCKKHSIVSLYFNDENENDQ
- the LOC100879093 gene encoding uncharacterized protein LOC100879093 isoform X6; this encodes MTQQSGAGSPQQFCLRWNNYQTNLTNVFDQLLQSESFVDVTLACDGHSVKAHKMVLSACSPYFQALFFDNPCQHPIVIMKDIKWPELKAAVEFMYKGEINVSQEQIGPLLKVAESLKIRGLADVNSEHELASRSSLEEAANAANAAMHRKKRRRISGERSPPNSSPDRIASGGLADDQDGSGGGAGVIMPDIHGMLPSSSTPRSIGSPGTPNVSVTPQINLQELPVSLPLPPPPPPPPQGQQQGSHSVSAHHVPGHVTSGPHASVNHLTAHGQQLTVQQQQQQHQQQQQQQQQQQQQQQQQQHHQQGVPGQPNPGDDLEIKPGIAEMIREEERVSSIDHLISKAHERRRTSARSGQVVGVVPRLARSLHVEYSSRQLPVSVAVHVAKVLEHQSESGAQSALPGAWAAQVLAAGNHGGSDLQRPEGRIVLESSRAEIRHPIPDVRSVRQSSSQYAGT
- the LOC100879093 gene encoding uncharacterized protein LOC100879093 isoform X8, with the protein product MTQQSGAGSPQQFCLRWNNYQTNLTNVFDQLLQSESFVDVTLACDGHSVKAHKMVLSACSPYFQALFFDNPCQHPIVIMKDIKWPELKAAVEFMYKGEINVSQEQIGPLLKVAESLKIRGLADVNSEHELASRSSLEEAANAANAAMHRKKRRRISGERSPPNSSPDRIASGGLADDQDGSGGGAGVIMPDIHGMLPSSSTPRSIGSPGTPNVSVTPQINLQELPVSLPLPPPPPPPPQGQQQGSHSVSAHHVPGHVTSGPHASVNHLTAHGQQLTVQQQQQQHQQQQQQQQQQQQQQQQQQHHQQGVPGQPNPGDDLEIKPGIAEMIREEERVSSIDHLISKAHERRRTSARSGQVVGVVPRLARSLHVEYSS
- the LOC100879093 gene encoding uncharacterized protein LOC100879093 isoform X7 yields the protein MTQQSGAGSPQQFCLRWNNYQTNLTNVFDQLLQSESFVDVTLACDGHSVKAHKMVLSACSPYFQALFFDNPCQHPIVIMKDIKWPELKAAVEFMYKGEINVSQEQIGPLLKVAESLKIRGLADVNSEHELASRSSLEEAANAANAAMHRKKRRRISGERSPPNSSPDRIASGGLADDQDGSGGGAGVIMPDIHGMLPSSSTPRSIGSPGTPNVSVTPQINLQELPVSLPLPPPPPPPPQGQQQGSHSVSAHHVPGHVTSGPHASVNHLTAHGQQLTVQQQQQQHQQQQQQQQQQQQQQQQQQHHQQGVPGQPNPGDDLEIKPGIAEMIREEERVSSIDHLISKAHERRRTSARSGQVVGVVPRLARSLHVEYSRQLPVSVAVHVAKVLEHQSESGAQSALPGAWAAQVLAAGNHGGSDLQRPEGRIVLESSRAEIRHPIPDVRSVRQSSSQYAGT